In Rhizobium oryzihabitans, one DNA window encodes the following:
- a CDS encoding FAD-binding oxidoreductase, protein MKVSGWGRYPSVDTQLCFPRDVETLSALMSSKHSVIARGNGRAYGDSAVNPFSTVSMKYFDRMLSFETKTGQLVAESGTLLSDIIKTFLPRGWFPMVTPGTKFVTLGGMIAADVHGKNHHKEGSFRTCVDWIDVLGINGEIIRCSQETNIDLYEHTLGGMGLTGIILRAAIRLRPVETSWIRQTTIPAPNLQAAMEVFAKHKKSTYSVAWIDCLGQGKNLGRSLIMLGEHASISDLSAQHAGAPFARPEKHEIRLPVTLPSGVLNRMSVSLFNNLYYKMGTRKIGEHLVDYDTYFYPLDAILGWNRIYGRKGFAQFQCVLPLDSSEKGLSALLEAISLAGAGSFLAVLKRLGPQESKFSFPMEGYTLALDFPISRKTLRLLERLDEIAVENGGRFYLAKDSRMSACTLRNSDPRVEKFIKKRDENGWRSQFVSSQAERLSI, encoded by the coding sequence ATGAAAGTCTCTGGCTGGGGCCGATATCCATCGGTAGACACCCAACTTTGTTTTCCGCGGGATGTCGAGACACTCTCTGCTTTGATGAGTTCCAAGCACAGCGTAATAGCTCGCGGCAACGGCCGCGCCTACGGCGATAGCGCGGTTAATCCATTCAGTACTGTTTCGATGAAATATTTTGATCGAATGCTCTCGTTCGAGACCAAGACTGGTCAACTTGTCGCCGAATCTGGAACCCTACTGAGCGACATCATCAAGACATTTCTACCCAGAGGTTGGTTCCCGATGGTCACGCCGGGAACGAAATTCGTTACCCTCGGCGGCATGATCGCTGCAGATGTCCATGGCAAGAACCATCACAAGGAAGGCAGCTTCAGAACCTGTGTGGACTGGATAGATGTCCTAGGCATTAATGGCGAGATTATTCGATGTTCTCAGGAAACGAATATCGATCTTTATGAACATACCCTGGGCGGAATGGGACTGACGGGCATCATTTTACGTGCAGCGATACGTCTCAGACCGGTTGAAACTTCCTGGATACGACAGACAACCATTCCCGCTCCGAATCTTCAGGCGGCAATGGAAGTATTCGCGAAACACAAAAAATCCACTTACTCAGTCGCCTGGATCGATTGCCTTGGGCAGGGAAAGAACCTGGGGCGCTCTCTGATCATGTTGGGCGAACACGCATCGATATCTGATCTCTCTGCGCAACACGCCGGCGCACCATTTGCGCGCCCAGAGAAACACGAAATCAGATTGCCAGTCACGCTGCCTTCCGGTGTCCTAAACCGCATGAGCGTAAGTCTCTTCAACAACCTATATTATAAAATGGGTACCAGGAAAATCGGAGAGCATCTTGTTGATTACGATACATATTTTTATCCGCTAGATGCAATCCTTGGCTGGAACCGAATATATGGCCGAAAGGGGTTCGCGCAATTTCAATGCGTCCTTCCTCTTGACAGTTCCGAAAAAGGACTTAGCGCCCTGCTTGAGGCCATTTCGCTCGCAGGAGCCGGCTCTTTCTTGGCCGTTCTTAAAAGGCTAGGCCCGCAAGAAAGCAAATTTTCCTTTCCCATGGAAGGATATACTCTCGCTCTGGACTTTCCAATATCAAGGAAAACTCTCCGTTTGCTGGAGCGACTTGACGAAATTGCCGTTGAAAATGGTGGGCGCTTCTACCTGGCGAAAGACAGCCGCATGTCGGCATGCACGCTGCGGAATTCGGATCCACGTGTCGAAAAATTTATAAAGAAGCGAGATGAGAACGGCTGGAGAAGCCA
- a CDS encoding GtrA family protein — protein MTLGTLTFRYAIFAVIATIANLATQRTVLQLGITGANFIAAIGMGTIVGLIIKYALDKQWIFYDQDMGLKNNTRKFTLYTIMGVLTTLIFWGAETAFWLIWQTDRMREIGAIVGLAIGYIVKYNLDKRFVFNDKRKEVAL, from the coding sequence ATGACACTTGGTACTCTGACTTTTCGCTACGCGATATTTGCGGTCATAGCGACGATTGCAAACCTCGCAACCCAACGAACCGTTCTTCAGCTTGGAATTACCGGTGCCAATTTTATCGCCGCCATTGGGATGGGGACAATCGTAGGCCTCATCATAAAATATGCGCTCGACAAGCAATGGATTTTTTACGATCAAGATATGGGATTGAAAAACAATACCCGTAAATTCACGCTCTATACGATTATGGGCGTTCTCACTACACTGATATTCTGGGGAGCCGAAACGGCGTTTTGGTTAATATGGCAAACTGATCGTATGCGTGAAATCGGCGCCATCGTCGGGTTAGCTATCGGGTATATTGTCAAGTACAATCTCGACAAGCGCTTCGTCTTCAACGACAAGCGCAAAGAGGTCGCGTTATGA